A part of Deinococcus sp. QL22 genomic DNA contains:
- a CDS encoding HD domain-containing phosphohydrolase has product MLLRRSALSPSVLVLLLIFGGYLVWLLPGAGSPAWRAGLGNLWPLLISVLALVLIVRRIQHRPVEERPGWWAVAGSVLAYICGTVIWTGLELFTDTPPFPSLADISYLLVAPLFTLAVWGFPRSPLNRLVGWRLTLDLLVFLVAAGSWLWVWLIAPALLDDGALVTRVIAALYPLFDLLLLTLIVGIALQTSPPLYLRWLAAAVASYACGDLIFAVLTAQDAYFTGHPADLFWPLASVLCVMAVHSRTGTQSVRWKRLAPAVCFSLPYAAALSTIGLLIWSHNGPVGIEPLALGAVLLTMLLVSVRQTLAWIEAARLRQSLQTLNATLEARVHERTRDVRATFEGGLLSLGTALEARDFETAGHTERVVKFAYALGVALNLSPAELDSLVEGAYLHDLGKLAVPDQILLKPGKLTPEEWTVMQSHAPRGHALATRLPHLSSDALQIIRHHHERWVGGGYPYGLVGEAIPRLARVFAVCDAYDVLTSERPYKAAWSRESAYAELRAQAGHRFEPAVVEAFLTLDLSAVLRDGALRPAAQAAEERFEGKLQARTQQLTDTLQDTETLLTLSQLSEVPQEFRVLTRSVLGALTPALKFDWGGLMQLREGLIQSELLWQSQALRPAPKVPKNVQLPPDQGLVWRALETQENLFIDDYASYPEGNPALIQLNVQSIAFLPLRGGPADTVLTVVRTCPGAPFTPRERSLLAAAARTLSSARERAAYEASLQQLARTDALTALPNRRAFTAHLEAALGAGSTGAGLLLFDLNGFKQVNDTLGHPAGDELLCLVARALDQAFPGAAFRLGGDEFAVVRTGREVTSLRALVGQARVAVERAAAPRFPGVTISIGAAAVPPDAENLTALLHVADERLYADKARQRAQKGRDSEIPIL; this is encoded by the coding sequence ATGTTGCTCCGACGTTCCGCCCTGTCCCCGTCTGTGCTGGTCTTGCTGTTGATCTTTGGCGGTTACTTGGTGTGGTTGCTGCCTGGAGCCGGATCCCCGGCTTGGCGGGCAGGACTGGGGAACCTGTGGCCGCTGCTCATCTCTGTGCTGGCCCTGGTCTTGATCGTACGTAGAATCCAGCATCGCCCGGTCGAGGAGCGCCCCGGTTGGTGGGCGGTGGCCGGAAGCGTGCTGGCCTACATCTGTGGGACGGTTATTTGGACTGGGTTGGAACTGTTCACCGACACTCCGCCTTTTCCCTCACTTGCTGACATCAGTTACCTGCTGGTCGCGCCGTTGTTCACCCTAGCCGTGTGGGGTTTCCCCCGGAGCCCGTTGAACCGTCTGGTGGGCTGGCGACTCACCCTTGACCTGCTGGTCTTCTTGGTCGCTGCCGGAAGCTGGTTGTGGGTCTGGCTAATTGCTCCGGCCCTGCTGGACGATGGGGCGTTGGTAACGCGCGTCATCGCGGCGCTTTATCCCCTGTTTGACCTGTTGCTGTTGACTCTGATCGTGGGCATCGCCTTGCAAACCTCGCCTCCCCTGTACCTGCGCTGGCTGGCGGCGGCGGTGGCCAGTTACGCGTGCGGTGACCTGATCTTCGCCGTTCTGACTGCTCAAGACGCCTACTTCACCGGCCATCCAGCGGATCTGTTCTGGCCCCTAGCCAGCGTGCTGTGCGTCATGGCCGTGCACTCCCGTACTGGGACGCAGTCAGTGCGCTGGAAGCGCTTGGCGCCCGCAGTGTGCTTCAGCCTGCCCTACGCGGCGGCGCTGAGCACCATTGGGCTGCTGATTTGGAGTCACAACGGCCCGGTGGGCATTGAACCCCTGGCATTGGGTGCTGTGCTGCTGACGATGCTGCTGGTGTCGGTTCGGCAGACCCTGGCCTGGATAGAAGCCGCCCGGCTTCGGCAGTCGCTGCAGACTCTGAACGCCACCCTGGAGGCGCGGGTTCACGAGCGCACCCGGGATGTGCGGGCCACCTTCGAGGGCGGGTTGCTGAGCCTGGGCACGGCCTTGGAAGCGCGCGACTTCGAGACTGCCGGCCACACTGAGCGGGTGGTAAAGTTTGCCTACGCCTTGGGAGTGGCGCTGAACCTCAGCCCGGCCGAGCTCGACAGCCTGGTAGAGGGGGCCTACCTGCATGATCTGGGCAAGCTGGCTGTACCCGACCAGATCTTGCTGAAGCCGGGAAAACTCACGCCTGAGGAATGGACAGTGATGCAGTCGCATGCCCCGCGGGGCCACGCGCTGGCGACCCGGCTGCCGCACCTGTCCAGTGACGCGCTGCAGATTATCCGCCACCACCACGAGCGTTGGGTGGGCGGCGGCTATCCCTACGGCCTGGTGGGCGAAGCCATTCCCCGGCTGGCCCGCGTCTTTGCGGTCTGCGACGCGTACGACGTGCTCACTAGCGAGCGCCCTTATAAGGCGGCCTGGAGTCGCGAAAGCGCCTATGCAGAACTGCGGGCGCAGGCCGGGCACCGGTTTGAACCCGCGGTAGTGGAAGCCTTCTTGACGCTTGACCTGTCAGCTGTGCTGCGCGACGGAGCCCTGCGCCCGGCTGCCCAGGCTGCGGAAGAGCGCTTTGAGGGGAAGTTGCAGGCCCGCACACAGCAACTCACCGACACGCTGCAGGACACCGAAACGCTGCTCACCCTCTCCCAACTCTCGGAGGTGCCGCAGGAATTCCGTGTCTTGACCCGCTCGGTGCTCGGCGCCCTCACCCCCGCCCTGAAGTTCGATTGGGGCGGCCTGATGCAGCTCAGGGAGGGCCTGATTCAGAGTGAACTCCTGTGGCAAAGCCAGGCGCTGCGACCAGCGCCTAAAGTGCCAAAGAACGTGCAGCTCCCCCCTGATCAGGGGCTGGTATGGCGTGCACTTGAGACGCAGGAGAACCTGTTTATCGACGACTATGCTTCGTATCCCGAGGGCAATCCAGCGCTGATCCAGCTGAACGTCCAGTCCATCGCCTTCCTGCCGCTCCGCGGCGGCCCGGCCGATACCGTGCTCACCGTTGTGCGCACCTGCCCAGGAGCGCCCTTCACCCCCCGGGAGCGCTCGTTGCTCGCAGCAGCGGCCCGCACCTTGAGCAGTGCGCGGGAGCGCGCAGCATACGAAGCGTCACTCCAGCAGCTGGCCCGAACCGACGCCCTGACCGCGCTACCCAATCGCCGGGCCTTCACAGCACATCTGGAGGCGGCCCTGGGTGCGGGATCGACAGGCGCCGGGCTGCTGCTCTTTGATCTGAACGGCTTCAAGCAGGTGAACGACACGCTGGGCCATCCGGCCGGTGACGAACTGCTGTGCTTGGTAGCCCGGGCACTGGATCAGGCGTTTCCGGGAGCCGCCTTTCGGCTGGGGGGCGACGAATTCGCCGTGGTGCGCACAGGCAGAGAAGTGACTTCTCTCCGTGCCCTCGTTGGCCAGGCCCGCGTGGCGGTCGAACGGGCGGCCGCACCCCGCTTTCCAGGGGTCACCATCAGTATCGGCGCAGCCGCAGTGCCCCCCGATGCTGAAAACCTGACGGCTTTGCTGCACGTGGCCGATGAGCGGTTATATGCCGACAAGGCCCGCCAGCGGGCCCAGAAGGGACGCGATTCCGAGATCCCAATCCTCTAG
- a CDS encoding tripartite tricarboxylate transporter substrate binding protein produces the protein MNRIALTFVLAFAGVAAAQSFPTKALNFTVPWSPGGSADLTSRALASAMSKPLGENVTVISRTGGGGAIGHLAISQARPTGYDIGMGTLEMVIPSWSKTSGLTIDNFTPISLISINPAAITVAKNSPFKTIGELVTFLKANPGKLKASGTAKGGSWDMARAGFLKTVGLKNAAMPWVPAQGSAAAIQELLAGGVDVITVSVAEVNNLLKSGEVRTLAVMADKRLSDHKTVPTLKESGINWSFGSFLSVVGPRRLSGDVVTKIDASIKAGMQEEEFKKFMTNAGFGMNYKNPAQFRVFLTQQAAKMREVQDFIDSE, from the coding sequence ATGAACCGCATTGCCCTTACCTTTGTGCTTGCTTTTGCTGGTGTGGCCGCTGCCCAGAGCTTTCCCACCAAGGCGCTGAACTTTACCGTGCCGTGGAGTCCCGGCGGCTCGGCTGACCTCACCTCGCGGGCTTTGGCTTCGGCCATGAGCAAGCCTCTCGGTGAAAATGTGACCGTGATCAGCCGCACGGGTGGCGGTGGGGCCATCGGCCACCTTGCCATCTCTCAGGCCCGTCCTACTGGCTACGACATCGGCATGGGCACGCTGGAAATGGTCATTCCGTCTTGGAGCAAAACCTCGGGCCTGACCATCGACAACTTTACGCCAATCAGCTTGATCAGCATCAATCCGGCGGCCATCACAGTGGCCAAAAATTCACCCTTTAAGACCATCGGTGAATTGGTCACCTTCCTGAAAGCCAACCCCGGCAAACTGAAGGCGTCGGGCACGGCCAAAGGCGGCAGTTGGGACATGGCCCGCGCAGGCTTCCTGAAAACCGTTGGTCTGAAAAACGCGGCCATGCCTTGGGTGCCCGCGCAGGGCAGCGCCGCCGCCATTCAGGAACTGTTGGCTGGGGGCGTCGACGTGATCACCGTAAGCGTGGCCGAAGTGAACAACCTGCTGAAAAGCGGCGAAGTCCGGACGTTGGCGGTCATGGCGGACAAGCGCCTGAGTGACCACAAGACGGTGCCGACCCTCAAGGAAAGCGGCATCAACTGGTCGTTCGGCTCGTTCCTGTCGGTGGTAGGGCCGCGCCGCTTGTCGGGAGACGTGGTGACGAAAATAGACGCCTCCATCAAGGCGGGCATGCAAGAAGAAGAGTTCAAGAAGTTTATGACCAACGCGGGCTTCGGCATGAACTACAAGAACCCCGCCCAGTTCCGGGTGTTCCTCACCCAGCAGGCGGCCAAGATGCGCGAGGTGCAGGACTTTATCGACTCCGAATAA
- a CDS encoding tripartite tricarboxylate transporter permease → MNNLLSWESFAALVLGSLFGAVFGSIPGLTATLALSLFVPLALFLDPSLVLPAVIGISTAAIFAGDIGSITVKIPGTAASAAYSDEINRMGKGSIAFAMGVATLPSAVGAMVGVLILMAGAGVLAQFAKQFSSFEYFWLAVLGLVAGIFATQGKLIKGALSLGIGVLISTIGLDPTLGFARFSFGNPNLLSGLNYVVALIGLFGIAELLEQAYKGVLKTEAVVTTTELRAQRRNLQHDYWVRPTRLMLREKGAMTRASLVGTAVGFLPGAGSDLAAWLSSSLERVRSRKAHMTPAEVVRQEEVVVLAGTASNNAAVAGAWIPAMALGIPGDTLTAIVLGVFLIAGITPGPQLFTENRGLVNQIYLAFAVSSVVLMPIMGLLAAYGAGHITRIPFKLLMGFILGLTVVGAYAINNNPFDIFAMLIIGLFGFALKRGGFPLAQVVLGLVLGPLLEQNFMVSVIKVQWDLASFFNRPVALVLMVATVLVIAFGVRMQRAYTRDLEGQRPADPEKLEAV, encoded by the coding sequence ATGAACAATCTCCTGAGTTGGGAATCCTTTGCGGCGCTGGTGTTGGGCAGCCTGTTTGGGGCCGTGTTCGGCTCTATTCCCGGTCTGACCGCAACATTGGCCCTGAGTCTATTTGTACCGCTGGCCTTGTTTCTTGATCCCAGTTTGGTGCTGCCTGCGGTCATCGGCATTTCTACGGCGGCTATTTTTGCGGGAGACATCGGTTCTATTACGGTCAAGATTCCGGGCACGGCGGCCAGCGCCGCGTACAGCGACGAAATCAACCGCATGGGCAAAGGCAGTATCGCGTTTGCCATGGGCGTCGCTACTTTGCCTTCAGCGGTGGGGGCGATGGTCGGCGTGCTGATCTTGATGGCCGGGGCGGGCGTGCTGGCGCAGTTCGCCAAGCAGTTTTCCAGCTTCGAGTACTTTTGGTTAGCGGTGCTGGGATTGGTGGCCGGTATCTTCGCTACGCAGGGCAAGCTGATCAAGGGGGCGCTGTCGCTGGGCATCGGCGTCCTGATTTCCACCATCGGCCTTGACCCCACCCTCGGCTTTGCCCGCTTCTCTTTTGGCAATCCGAACTTACTAAGCGGCCTGAATTACGTGGTGGCTTTGATCGGTCTGTTTGGCATTGCCGAACTGCTAGAGCAGGCGTACAAAGGCGTGTTGAAAACAGAAGCGGTGGTCACCACCACTGAACTGCGTGCCCAACGCCGCAATCTTCAGCACGATTACTGGGTGCGGCCCACCCGCTTGATGCTGCGGGAGAAAGGAGCCATGACCCGCGCTTCTCTGGTAGGCACGGCGGTCGGCTTTTTGCCAGGAGCAGGCTCAGACTTAGCGGCATGGTTGTCCAGCAGCTTGGAGCGGGTTCGCAGCCGCAAGGCTCACATGACGCCGGCAGAGGTGGTGCGGCAAGAGGAAGTGGTGGTGCTGGCCGGAACCGCGTCTAACAATGCCGCTGTGGCCGGCGCGTGGATTCCGGCCATGGCGCTCGGCATTCCCGGCGATACCCTGACCGCCATCGTGCTGGGCGTGTTCCTGATCGCCGGCATTACCCCCGGCCCACAGCTGTTCACTGAAAACCGGGGCCTCGTGAATCAGATCTACTTGGCCTTTGCGGTGTCAAGCGTGGTGCTGATGCCGATTATGGGTTTGCTGGCCGCTTACGGCGCGGGGCATATCACCCGCATCCCCTTTAAGTTACTGATGGGGTTCATTTTGGGCCTTACGGTGGTGGGAGCTTACGCCATCAACAACAACCCCTTTGATATTTTCGCCATGTTGATTATTGGCCTGTTCGGCTTTGCCCTTAAACGCGGCGGTTTTCCGCTGGCGCAAGTGGTGTTGGGCTTAGTGCTGGGGCCACTGCTTGAGCAGAATTTCATGGTCAGTGTGATTAAAGTGCAGTGGGACTTGGCGAGCTTCTTCAACCGCCCGGTGGCTCTGGTTTTGATGGTGGCGACCGTATTGGTCATCGCCTTCGGCGTGCGGATGCAGCGGGCCTACACCCGTGATCTGGAAGGCCAGCGCCCCGCAGACCCGGAAAAACTCGAAGCCGTCTGA
- the queC gene encoding 7-cyano-7-deazaguanine synthase QueC has translation MTTPMKRAVVLLSGGLDSSTTLAMAVRDGFACTALSFRYGQRHTIELDRAAQIAQHFGAQHRVIDINIGSFGGSALTDDTLAVPTEGTEDGVIPVTYVPGRNTVFIAVGLSLAEAIGAERIYLGINAVDYSGYPDCRPEYLAAFQTLADLASKAGVEGHGAVLTAPLIHLTKTAIVQAALDLGVPIELTWSCYQGGAEPCGVCDSCRIRDQALIEAGHPEFATSSVGLHR, from the coding sequence ATGACTACTCCCATGAAACGCGCCGTCGTCCTTCTGTCTGGCGGCCTGGATTCCAGCACCACCCTGGCCATGGCTGTTCGGGACGGCTTCGCCTGCACGGCCCTGTCATTCCGCTACGGCCAGCGCCACACGATAGAACTCGACCGCGCTGCCCAGATCGCTCAGCATTTCGGTGCACAGCACCGAGTCATAGACATCAACATCGGCTCCTTTGGGGGCAGTGCCCTGACCGACGACACGCTGGCCGTTCCCACTGAAGGCACCGAGGATGGTGTCATTCCAGTGACCTATGTCCCAGGACGCAACACCGTGTTCATTGCCGTGGGTCTGAGTCTGGCCGAAGCCATTGGTGCCGAGCGCATTTACCTCGGGATCAATGCCGTGGATTACAGCGGCTACCCGGACTGCCGTCCCGAGTACCTCGCGGCTTTTCAGACCTTGGCGGACTTGGCATCGAAAGCAGGCGTGGAAGGACACGGCGCCGTCCTGACCGCACCCTTGATTCACCTGACCAAAACAGCCATTGTTCAAGCGGCCTTAGATTTGGGCGTGCCCATTGAGCTCACTTGGAGTTGCTATCAGGGCGGTGCCGAGCCCTGCGGCGTGTGCGATTCGTGCCGCATTCGAGATCAAGCGTTGATTGAAGCTGGACACCCTGAATTCGCCACTTCTTCTGTGGGTTTGCATCGGTAA
- a CDS encoding tripartite tricarboxylate transporter TctB family protein yields the protein MEQEHPGWELGLSIFLILIGIAVWVLTAAFPPLDDGAPGPALFPRVIGGGLVVGGGLLAWSAIKDLRGRIPTLPFLASRAGLLKVFATIAIGAAVPFLLPYITLVGGAAVAACLFTLLIGGDVPRSLGVGVVTALIVYGVFGKLLGVPLT from the coding sequence ATGGAACAAGAACATCCCGGCTGGGAACTGGGCCTCAGTATTTTTCTGATCCTGATCGGCATTGCCGTGTGGGTCTTGACTGCCGCCTTTCCGCCCCTTGACGACGGAGCCCCCGGCCCGGCCCTGTTCCCCCGCGTGATCGGCGGCGGCCTGGTTGTGGGCGGCGGCCTCTTGGCTTGGTCGGCCATTAAAGACCTACGGGGGCGCATTCCCACCCTGCCCTTCTTGGCGTCGCGGGCCGGGCTGCTCAAGGTGTTCGCCACCATTGCCATCGGAGCCGCCGTGCCGTTCCTGCTGCCCTACATCACGTTGGTGGGCGGCGCAGCAGTGGCGGCCTGCCTCTTTACGCTCTTGATCGGCGGCGACGTGCCGCGCTCGCTCGGCGTCGGCGTGGTCACGGCATTGATAGTCTACGGCGTCTTCGGCAAATTGCTGGGAGTGCCCCTCACATGA